From the genome of Chloroflexota bacterium:
GCGCGATGGCGCGAACGAGGTCTTTCTCGCGATGCAACGTTTGAAGGATCACCCGAACGTCGCCGCCGATCACGCCCAGCGCGCCAAGGCATTGGAGAATCGCGTCGAGAGCGTGTACCGCGAGGCGCTCGCCGATCTGTTCAACGGTCCCGCCGAAGTGGATCACATCGTCGAGGCGTTGAAACTGCGCGAGATTTATCGCCACTTGTCGAATGCGGCAGATCGCGGCGATGAAGCGGCGAACATCATCAGCGATGTCGTCGTCAAGATGACGTAAAAAACAGTAGAGACGTTCCATGGAACGTCTCTACTGTTTTTTCATCCAATCTCGCTCAACTTGACCGGTCGTTTTTCTCTGTACGATTTTTGCGCCGCGTAGCCCATCACCACGGGCACGCGTCCGTCTACACCCGTCACCGCGGGTGTTTTATTTTCGCGCAAGCACGCGATAAACTCGGACATCTCTGCGACGTACGCGTCCGCGTACCGCTCGACGAAAAAGTGCAACGGTTTCGCGGAATGCACGCCGACCAGGTCGCTCGTCACGACCGTGTCCGGCGTTTGGTTGTTCGCCATCGCGACGCCCGCCGAACCAAATACCTCGATGCGTTGGTCGTACCCGTAAACTGCTTTGCGGCTATTGTCAATCACGCCGATCGCGCCGTTCGCAAATTGCAGCGTGATGACGGCGGTGTCAAGGTCGCCCGCTTCGCCGATGGCTGGGTCTACGAGCACGCCGCCCGCCGCGTACACCGATTCAACCTCGCCGAGTAAAAAGCGCGCCATATCGAAATCGTGAATCGTCATGTCGAGAAAAATTCCGCCCGACACTTTTACATACGCGATGGGCGGCGGCGCGGGATCGCGACTCGTGATCCGCAAAATGTGCGGCGTGCCGATGCCGCCGGCTGCGACCAGATCGCGCACGCGTTTGAAGCTGGGATCGAACCGGCGATTGAAACCGAGTTGCATCTTGATGCCGGCGCGTTGCACTGCCACGAGCGCGCGATCAATCTTGGCAAGATCGAGCGCGATCGGTTTCTCGCAAAAGATGTGTTTGCCCGCGCGCGCCGCATCCTCGATCAACTGCGCGTGCGTGTCGGTGCTCGTGCAGATCACCACCGCGTCGATCTCTTTATCGTCGAGAATCGGACGCGGGTTGTCGAACGCGGACGGAATATCCAGGTCTGCCGCGAGTTTTTTCGCCGCGTCCGGAATCACGTCGGCGACCGCAAGCAGTTTGACGCCGGGAATGCGGTACGCGAGATTTTCCGCATGCACGCGTCCGATGCGTCCCGCGCCGAGAACACCTAAGTTAATTGTCATCGTTGACCTCCAGTAAAAGTGGGGCAATTTTCTAAATTGCCCGATGTCTGCCAGAGATGTAGGGCAAATTAGAAATTTGCTCTACGAGTACGTGCGTTGCTCGATCAACGCTTGCGCGTCGGCGAGCGAGCCGCGCCAGGGTCCGGAAATTTCTTGTTTGAGCGTGGTGACCGCGCCCGCCCACCGACATGCTTCCTCCGCCGACGCGCTCAAACGTTTGCCGAGGTACGTCGCAAAGCACGTATCCCCGCGCCCGGTGCGTCCGGCGAGCGAACGCGGCGTGAACGGCGCAGTGTGCACCTGCCCATTCGCGAACACGGTCACGCCGGAGGATTGCGTCAACACGATTTCGCGCGGACCCAGGTCGCGCAATTTGTGCGCGGCAAGCGCGAGATCGGTTTCGCCGGTCAAAAGTTCCGCTTCCGCGCGATCTACTTTGAGGTAGGTCACGTGGCGCAATCCCTCGTTCAGTTCGTCGGAATGACGAAACACGAGCGCATCCCCTTCGTGCACGCGCACGAACCCCTGCACGTCGAGCGCGACCGGACCGCGCGCCGCGAGCGCGACGATCACCGGCAATTCCACTTCGCCCGCGATGATCGGCGTGATCGCGTACAACCGCGCCGGCGTTTTCGGAATTTCGTTCACGCGAATCGCCCCGGCAAAACCGAGCGGCTTGCAAATCCGTCGTTCCATATCCGCCGAGTTGTACGTGTTCTCGATGCCGGTCGTTTGTGACGCGGCGCTCGCAAACACGCGAATCCCTTCGCGTTCCAGTTCACCGAGTCGTGGAAAATCATCCGGATGCAAACGCGTGACGACGCCGACATCCAACCCCAGCCGGCGCAGAACGACGCTGCCGAAATACACGCCGCCCCCGGATTGAATCTCGCCGCGACCATCCACGACGTTGCGGTCTTTGGCAACATGCCCGAACATCAATACATCAAACGAATCACTCATTTCCTTCATCCAGCGGTAATTTTATGCAAACGTGTGCAAAAAGAATATACACTCCGACTCTCGAATTGTCAAAACGCGCGTCCGTTTCGCTCTCAGCGCGATTCGTGCTATAATCCGCGCCGAGATGGTGCTGGAATTTCAATTGGGCGACGTCGTGCGACTGCGAAAACCGCATCCGTGCGGCGGCTACGAATGGCAAATCGTCCGGCTCGGCGCGGACATTGGCTTGGTCTGCGCGACGTGCGGACGCCGCGTGCTTTTGCCCCGCAGTGAACTCGAAAAACGCGTCAAGACATTCGTCAAACGAGGCGATGCCAGTAATCAGTAATCAGTATTCGGTATTCAGTAGTCAGAAGATTGACACGGATGACCTGAATACTGAACACTGGACACTGGATACTGGATGCTACGTATGGACACTCTCAATCCCCGCGGCTACACTGCCCTGCTCCGCAATCGCAAGTTCGTCGCGATGTGGATCGCGCAGATCACGTCGAACACCGCGCTCAACGGCGCGTTCTTTCTGCAACTCATTTTGATCGAGCAGGTGACCGGGTCGAGCGCTCATCTCGCCGCGGTGATCCTCGCGTTCAGTCTGCCGGCGGTACTGCTTAGCGCGCTGGCGGGTTTGATCGTAGACCGCGTACCGAAAAAATGGATCATGGTCGCGTCGAATGGATTGCGCGTGGTGACCGGCACGGCGCTCGCGCTGCTCGCCGCGCAATTGCCCGGACAAAAACTCAACGAAGCGTTTTTTCTCGCCGCAATCTATGTGCTCGTGTTCGTCATCTCCGCCATCGGTCAATTCTTTGCGCCCGCCGAAGGCGCGATGATCCCACTCCTCGTCCGCTCGGAAAATCTCCTGCCCGCCAACTCGCTGTTCACGATCACCTTCACCGCGTCGCAGATTCTCGGCTTGATCATTCTCGCGCCGCTCGGCATCAAAACGATCGGCATCGTCGGCTCGCTGTGGGTCGCCGTCGCGATGTACCTCATCGCGACGATCTGCGTCGCGCTCATCCCGCGCGACCACGTCACGCGCGCCGGCAAATTAGATGGCGTATCGGAATTGCAACACGCGTGGAATGAAATTCGCGAGGGTTGGCGCTTTGCGATGAGCCATCGCGCGATTTTCACCGCGCTGTTGCAACTGTCGCTCATCTCGATGCTCGTGATGGTGAT
Proteins encoded in this window:
- the iolG gene encoding inositol 2-dehydrogenase — its product is MTINLGVLGAGRIGRVHAENLAYRIPGVKLLAVADVIPDAAKKLAADLDIPSAFDNPRPILDDKEIDAVVICTSTDTHAQLIEDAARAGKHIFCEKPIALDLAKIDRALVAVQRAGIKMQLGFNRRFDPSFKRVRDLVAAGGIGTPHILRITSRDPAPPPIAYVKVSGGIFLDMTIHDFDMARFLLGEVESVYAAGGVLVDPAIGEAGDLDTAVITLQFANGAIGVIDNSRKAVYGYDQRIEVFGSAGVAMANNQTPDTVVTSDLVGVHSAKPLHFFVERYADAYVAEMSEFIACLRENKTPAVTGVDGRVPVVMGYAAQKSYREKRPVKLSEIG
- a CDS encoding DUF951 domain-containing protein, with product MVLEFQLGDVVRLRKPHPCGGYEWQIVRLGADIGLVCATCGRRVLLPRSELEKRVKTFVKRGDASNQ
- a CDS encoding MFS transporter, encoding MDTLNPRGYTALLRNRKFVAMWIAQITSNTALNGAFFLQLILIEQVTGSSAHLAAVILAFSLPAVLLSALAGLIVDRVPKKWIMVASNGLRVVTGTALALLAAQLPGQKLNEAFFLAAIYVLVFVISAIGQFFAPAEGAMIPLLVRSENLLPANSLFTITFTASQILGLIILAPLGIKTIGIVGSLWVAVAMYLIATICVALIPRDHVTRAGKLDGVSELQHAWNEIREGWRFAMSHRAIFTALLQLSLISMLVMVMTMLAPGYAARVLGLSAEDSIYVFWPAGVGMLLASILVGRFGHFVSREVLASIGMFALALALTGLGWAGGGGADQVPLFHLHPELVPSTAGFVMLFALLTGIAMAAINIPAQTVVQERTHNDVRGRVMAVQFTISNALGIPPMLFIGNLADIYGIPHVTFAVAGLVVLLAALNLAWMMWATRHARLRHAAPIHPPSSTPKQP